A single window of Nicotiana tomentosiformis chromosome 1, ASM39032v3, whole genome shotgun sequence DNA harbors:
- the LOC104100937 gene encoding BTB/POZ and MATH domain-containing protein 4 produces the protein MSEQPIITHVSDTSPLNRPTSSRSVTETVNGSHRFVIQGYSLAKGMGVGKHIASDNFTVGGHQWAIYFYPDGKNPEDTSTYVSVFIALASEGTDVRALFELTLVDQSGKGKHKVHSHFDRSLESGPYTLKYRGSMWGYKRFFRRAMLETSDYLKDDCLKINCTVGVVRSTIDCSSLHPIQVPDSDIGSHFGMLLENMEGSDVVFSVAGEKFHAHKLVLAARSPVFRTEFFDELEGDKQEIVVADMEPTVFKALLHFIYRDSLVEEELEDTSSSSIPSVTDTLTAKLLAAADLYDLTRLRRVCESHLCKDISVNSVSRTLALADRYHATELKAVCLRFAAENLAAVMQSDGFEYLKENCPSLQSELLKTVAGCDDDCSSGGGKSRSVWAQLSDGGDTNGRRVRQRT, from the exons ATGTCGGAGCAGCCAATAATCACTCACGTCTCCGATACGAGTCCATTGAACCGGCCAACGAGCTCCCGATCCGTGACGGAAACTGTAAACGGCTCACACCGGTTTGTGATCCAGGGGTATTCGTTGGCGAAAGGAATGGGAGTGGGAAAACATATCGCAAGTGATAATTTCACCGTTGGAGGTCATCAGTGGGCGATTTACTTCTATCCGGATGGGAAAAATCCTGAGGATACTTCGACGTACGTGTCGGTTTTTATTGCGCTTGCAAGTGAAGGAACGGATGTTAGGGCTTTGTTTGAGTTGACGCTTGTTGATCAGAGCGGTAAAGGGAAGCATAAGGTTCATAGTCATTTTGATCGGTCACTTGAGAGCGGGCCTTATACATTGAAATACCGCGGCAGCATGTG GGGCTACAAACGTTTCTTTAGACGAGCGATGCTTGAAACTTCAGATTATCTCAAGGATGACTGTTTGAAAATCAATTGCACTGTTGGAGTTGTTCGATCTACGATTGACTGTTCGAGCTTACATCCAATACAGGTTCCAGATTCTGATATTGGATCGCACTTTGGCATGCTATTGGAAAATATGGAAGGCTCTGATGTTGTTTTCAGTGTGGCTGGTGAAAAATTTCATGCCCATAAGCTGGTATTGGCTGCTCGTTCTCCTGTATTCCGCACTGAATTTTTTGATGAGCTGGAGGGTGATAAGCAGGAGATTGTTGTCGCGGATATGGAACCCACTGTCTTCAAA GCTCTGTTGCACTTCATATACAGAGATTCTCTTGTAGAAGAAGAGCTAGAAGATACTAGTTCTTCTTCTATTCCTTCTGTGACTGATACATTGACAGCAAAACTGCTAGCAGCAGCTGATCTGTATGATTTAACAAGGCTCAGGCGGGTGTGTGAATCTCATCTTTGCAAAGATATTTCCGTGAACTCTGTTTCCAGAACTCTTGCTTTAGCTGACCGTTACCATGCCACGGAACTCAAAGCTGTCTGCCTTAGATTTGCTGCTGAAAATCTTGCAG CTGTCATGCAATCGGATGGATTTGAATACCTTAAAGAAAACTGCCCATCTCTTCAGTCGGAGCTTCTTAAAACTGTTGCTGGTTGTGATGATGATTGTAGCAGTGGAGGTGGAAAGTCTAGAAGCGTTTGGGCCCAGCTTTCAGATGGTGGTGATACCAATGGCAGGAGGGTAAGGCAACGGACCTGA
- the LOC104100938 gene encoding transcription factor GAMYB-like, protein MNITIETNDMMTSKVDVDSPDEATVGGNAGGSEPLKKGPWTSAEDAILMDYVMKHGEGNWNAVQKQSGLARCGKSCRLRWANHLRPDLKKGAFTPEEERRIVELHAKMGNKWARMAAELPGRTDNEIKNYWNTRIKRHQRAGLPVYPPDICFLASQNKQNEELGAFSSADAQNPNVSGTNTFDIPAVEFKNLELNRLLYPPPLVEIPSNSLLDITLSSFLAQGHSPPYGSTSFLSTMHPSKRIRGSESIFFGSNGGSLLGQPLGFSSYNNHNVTYDDHESFSCTVIPGSQAPLNGNSSSSEELPSLQNQTANWGPPSSPLPSLESIDTLIQSPAAGHSESGSDLSPRNSGLLDAMLYGSQTMKASTDNSHQEKSSFGDAVDNSYADLISPLSHFTASVFSEYAPIDGSSLHEFPSLATMPGCKVKQENIATSSGQACGRDSCAWDAMSAV, encoded by the exons ATGAACATCACTATTGAAACCAATGACATGATGACATCCAAAGTAGATGTGGATTCGCCCGACGAAGCTACTGTTGGAGGAAATGCAGGTGGAAGTGAACCACTTAAAAAAGGTCCCTGGACATCCGCAGAAGATGCAATTTTAATGGATTACGTCATGAAACATGGCGAGGGGAATTGGAATGCTGTCCAGAAGCAATCAGGACTTGCTCGTTGTGGTAAAAGTTGTCGTCTGCGGTGGGCAAATCACCTGAGACCAGATTTAAAGAAAGGTGCATTTACTCCAGAGGAAGAGCGGAGGATAGTTGAGCTGCATGCTAAGATGGGAAACAAATGGGCACGAATGGCTGCTGAG TTGCCTGGCCGCACAGATAATGAGATAAAGAACTACTGGAACACAAGGATAAAGCGACATCAGCGTGCTGGCTTGCCAGTTTACCCTCCAGATATTTGTTTCCTAGCAAGTCAGAACAAACAAAATGAGGAGTTGGGTGCATTCTCCTCTGCAGATGCACAAAATCCTAATGTCTCGGGAACTAACACTTTTGATATTCCTGCTGTAGAGTTCAAAAATTTGGAACTCAATCGGCTGTTATATCCACCACCACTCGTTGAAATTCCTTCTAATAGCTTGCTCGATATTACTCTAAGTAGCTTTCTCGCCCAGGGTCATAGTCCTCCCTATGGTAGTACGTCTTTCCTTTCGACAATGCATCCGTCAAAGCGTATACGAGGATCAGAATCCATATTCTTCGGTTCAAATGGTGGTTCTTTGCTTGGTCAGCCCTTGGGGTTTTCCTCATATAATAATCATAATGTAACATATGATGATCACGAATCATTCTCGTGTACTGTAATTCCGGGCAGCCAAGCCCCTTTAAATGGCAATTCCTCTTCTTCGGAAGAGCTCCCTTCACTCCAAAATCAGACGGCGAATTGGGGCCCACCATCTTCCCCtcttccttcactagagtccattGATACTCTAATTCAGTCCCCTGCAGCTGGACACAGTGAATCGGGTAGTGATCTGTCGCCTAGGAACAGTGGTTTACTGGATGCTATGCTTTACGGATCACAAACTATGAAAGCTTCAACCGATAACTCACACCAAGAGAAGTCGTCGTTTGGTGATGCAGTCGATAATTCTTATGCCGATCTAATCTCTCCTTTGAGTCATTTCACTGCATCAGTATTTAGTGAATATGCCCCTATCGACGGAAGCTCATTACATGAGTTCCCTTCATTAGCCACAATGCCAG GATGCAAGGTTAAGCAAGAGAACATTGCCACATCATCAGGGCAAGCTTGTGGACGCGATTCTTGTGCATGGGATGCCATGTCCGCTGTGTAG